One Piliocolobus tephrosceles isolate RC106 unplaced genomic scaffold, ASM277652v3 unscaffolded_30224, whole genome shotgun sequence genomic region harbors:
- the LOC111551652 gene encoding uncharacterized protein LOC111551652, with the protein MASSQGTSLQMAMDQEQKQVLTVASSYRKLVLVMGMVSWEPGSSPRPTHSQGSLGPKVLGMVSQTQGTKCSGIGETTAQGLGGNDQSLLQGMGQKLWCTPKQELQPLKEMCRPGCCGTLAGPPFRSGGLA; encoded by the exons ATGGCAAGTTCCCAG GGCACCAGCCTCCAAATGGCTATGGACCAGGAGCAGAAACAG GTTTTAACGGTGGCCTCGAGCTACAGAAAATTG GTGTTGGTAATGGGAATGGTGTCCTGGGAGCCAGGGTCTTCCCCGAGGCCCACCCACAGCCAG GGTTCCCTGGGGCCAAAGGTTTTAGGAATGGTGAGTCAGACCCAGGGGACAAAGTGCAGTGGGATTGGGGAGACAACAGCCCAGGGGCTAGGCGGGAATGACCAGAGTCTCTTGCAGGGGATGGGGCAGAAGCTCTGGTGTACCCCAAAGCAGGAGCTCCAGCCCCTGAAGGAAATG TGCCGGCCGGGGTGCTGTGGGACTCTCGCTGGCCCACCCTTCAGATCTGGGGGTCTGGCTTGA